One part of the Ralstonia pickettii genome encodes these proteins:
- the secE gene encoding preprotein translocase subunit SecE, producing the protein MANPNVETVNTASGKWLLVLAFLLLVAGVIGFYLLAQQPSYVRAASLIGGLVLGAGVALVSAPGQSFIEFARESYREVRKVVWPTRKEAGQMTGLVFAFVVIMALFLWSADKLIEWVIFSLVLGWK; encoded by the coding sequence ATGGCCAATCCGAACGTCGAAACCGTCAACACCGCCAGCGGCAAGTGGCTGCTGGTCTTGGCGTTCCTGCTGCTAGTTGCTGGGGTGATCGGTTTTTACTTGCTGGCGCAACAGCCTAGCTACGTCCGTGCTGCCTCGCTGATTGGCGGGCTGGTGTTGGGCGCGGGCGTTGCGTTGGTGTCCGCACCTGGGCAAAGCTTCATCGAGTTCGCGCGCGAGTCGTACCGCGAAGTTCGCAAAGTGGTGTGGCCGACGCGCAAGGAAGCCGGGCAAATGACCGGTCTGGTGTTTGCGTTCGTCGTGATCATGGCCTTGTTCCTGTGGTCTGCGGACAAGCTCATCGAGTGGGTGATCTTCTCGCTCGTGTTGGGCTGGAAATAA
- the tuf gene encoding elongation factor Tu has translation MAKEKFERTKPHVNVGTIGHVDHGKTTLTAAITTVLATKFGGAAKAYDQIDAAPEEKARGITINTAHVEYETANRHYAHVDCPGHADYVKNMITGAAQMDGAILVCSAADGPMPQTREHILLARQVGVPYIVVFLNKCDMVDDAELLELVEMEVRELLSKYDFPGDDTPIIKGSAKLALEGDKGELGEVAIMNLADALDTYIPTPERAVDGTFLMPVEDVFSISGRGTVVTGRIERGVVKVGEELEIVGIKATQKTTCTGVEMFRKLLDQGQAGDNVGILLRGTKREDVERGQVLCKPGSIKPHTHFTGEVYILSKDEGGRHTPFFNNYRPQFYFRTTDVTGSIELPADKEMVMPGDNVSITVKLIAPIAMEEGLRFAIREGGRTVGAGVVAKIIE, from the coding sequence ATGGCAAAGGAAAAGTTCGAGCGGACTAAGCCGCACGTGAACGTTGGTACGATTGGTCACGTTGACCACGGCAAGACGACGCTGACCGCGGCGATCACGACCGTGCTGGCGACCAAGTTTGGTGGTGCCGCCAAGGCATACGACCAGATTGATGCGGCGCCGGAAGAAAAGGCACGCGGCATCACGATCAACACCGCACACGTTGAGTACGAAACGGCTAACCGTCACTACGCGCACGTTGACTGCCCGGGCCACGCCGACTACGTCAAGAACATGATTACCGGTGCCGCCCAGATGGACGGCGCAATCCTGGTGTGCTCGGCCGCTGACGGCCCGATGCCGCAAACGCGTGAGCACATCCTGCTGGCCCGCCAGGTTGGTGTGCCGTACATCGTCGTGTTCCTGAACAAATGCGACATGGTGGACGACGCTGAGCTGCTGGAGCTGGTCGAGATGGAGGTGCGCGAACTTCTGTCGAAGTACGACTTCCCGGGCGACGACACTCCGATCATCAAGGGTTCGGCCAAGCTGGCGCTCGAAGGCGACAAGGGCGAACTGGGCGAAGTGGCCATCATGAACCTGGCCGACGCACTGGACACCTACATCCCGACGCCGGAGCGCGCTGTTGACGGCACGTTCCTGATGCCGGTGGAAGACGTGTTCTCGATCTCGGGTCGCGGCACCGTGGTGACCGGCCGTATCGAGCGCGGCGTCGTCAAGGTCGGCGAAGAACTGGAAATCGTCGGTATCAAGGCCACGCAGAAGACCACCTGCACGGGCGTGGAAATGTTCCGCAAGCTGCTGGACCAAGGTCAGGCAGGCGATAACGTCGGTATCCTGCTGCGCGGCACGAAGCGCGAAGACGTCGAGCGCGGCCAAGTGCTGTGCAAGCCGGGTTCGATCAAGCCGCACACGCACTTCACGGGCGAGGTCTACATCCTGTCGAAGGACGAAGGCGGCCGTCACACGCCGTTCTTCAACAACTATCGCCCGCAGTTCTACTTCCGTACGACGGACGTGACCGGCTCGATCGAGCTGCCGGCCGACAAGGAAATGGTCATGCCGGGCGACAACGTGTCGATCACCGTCAAGCTGATCGCCCCGATCGCCATGGAAGAAGGACTGCGCTTCGCAATCCGTGAAGGTGGTCGTACCGTTGGTGCTGGCGTCGTCGCTAAGATCATCGAGTAA
- a CDS encoding CHAD domain-containing protein: MSKHSHAAILSIFARIVTEHIAVLRQALAKLAAPDPSHEDLHQFRVTLRRLRSAWVTFAPVLPTSFVDQWKPRLRALAASTGPVREWDVLLSDWLPAVREVLADSDEIARVWLEEAVIKSQQARDRAWEALRAELASPNVRGALLELEEGVAGFHTEGEPERHRRFARARARALQKKLIRRGRHPKRSSAPRLHRARIAAKQWRYLYEAFYPALGAHASKRYRKHLRNVQDALGEVHDASVSLDSVAALLEVPPPLSIVNAFHKRACSARKQAAQELRWVRSHTVQ, encoded by the coding sequence GTGAGCAAGCACTCACATGCGGCAATCCTCTCGATCTTCGCGCGCATCGTCACCGAACACATCGCCGTGCTGCGTCAGGCACTTGCCAAGCTGGCGGCGCCGGATCCCAGTCACGAAGATCTTCACCAGTTCCGTGTCACCCTGCGCCGACTACGCTCAGCCTGGGTGACCTTTGCGCCGGTTCTGCCTACCAGCTTTGTCGACCAGTGGAAACCTCGCCTGCGGGCGCTCGCCGCTTCGACCGGCCCTGTCCGGGAGTGGGATGTGCTGCTCTCAGATTGGTTGCCCGCTGTCCGGGAGGTCCTCGCCGATAGTGACGAGATCGCTCGCGTGTGGCTAGAGGAGGCGGTTATCAAGTCCCAGCAGGCGCGCGACCGCGCTTGGGAAGCGTTGCGCGCCGAATTGGCATCGCCGAATGTGCGCGGAGCGCTGCTTGAACTGGAAGAGGGAGTCGCTGGCTTCCATACAGAAGGCGAGCCGGAGCGGCATCGCCGCTTTGCCCGGGCCCGGGCCCGGGCGCTCCAGAAGAAGCTGATCCGCCGAGGGCGCCACCCCAAGCGCTCGTCGGCGCCCCGGCTACATCGAGCCCGCATCGCCGCAAAGCAGTGGCGCTATTTATATGAGGCGTTCTACCCGGCGCTCGGCGCCCACGCGAGCAAGCGCTACCGGAAGCATTTGCGCAATGTCCAGGACGCCTTGGGCGAGGTGCACGATGCGAGTGTCTCTCTCGACAGCGTCGCGGCCTTATTGGAGGTGCCGCCCCCACTTTCTATAGTGAATGCCTTTCACAAACGCGCCTGCAGCGCGCGAAAGCAGGCTGCCCAGGAACTCCGCTGGGTGCGATCGCATACAGTGCAATAG
- a CDS encoding DeoR/GlpR family DNA-binding transcription regulator, translating to MLPRHRQILEYVRQHGDASVDALARVLGVTTQTIRRDIRQLEDERLLARYHGGVGLPSSVENIDYDQRQVLHIDAKRRIAEVVARHVEPGRSLIINIGTTTEEVSKALVGPNGPRGLRVITNNLNVASILSGSPDAEVIVAGGLVRNRDRGIVGEATIDFMKQFRVDIGIIGVSSIDEDGTLLDYDYREVRVAQSIIEQSREVWLVADHSKFGRRAVVRLGHVSQIDKFFTDIPVPEPMAEVLRAAEVDVIVASETR from the coding sequence ATGCTTCCGCGACACCGCCAGATCCTCGAATACGTCCGTCAACACGGCGATGCCTCCGTCGATGCGCTCGCCCGCGTGCTGGGCGTCACGACGCAAACCATCCGTCGCGATATCCGGCAGCTCGAAGACGAGCGCCTGCTCGCGCGCTACCACGGCGGCGTCGGCCTGCCGTCGTCGGTCGAAAACATCGATTACGACCAGCGCCAGGTTCTGCACATCGACGCCAAGCGCCGCATCGCCGAAGTCGTCGCGCGCCATGTCGAGCCTGGCCGCTCGCTCATCATCAATATCGGTACCACGACCGAAGAGGTTTCCAAGGCGCTCGTCGGCCCGAATGGCCCGCGTGGCTTGCGCGTCATCACCAATAACCTGAACGTCGCGTCGATTCTTTCCGGCAGCCCGGACGCCGAAGTCATCGTTGCCGGCGGTCTCGTGCGCAACCGCGACCGCGGCATCGTCGGCGAAGCCACGATCGACTTCATGAAGCAGTTCCGCGTTGACATCGGCATCATCGGCGTCTCCAGCATCGACGAAGACGGCACGCTGCTCGACTACGACTACCGTGAAGTCCGCGTCGCCCAGTCCATCATCGAGCAGTCGCGCGAAGTCTGGCTCGTGGCCGATCACTCCAAGTTTGGCCGCCGCGCAGTCGTCCGTCTGGGCCATGTCTCGCAGATCGACAAGTTCTTCACCGACATCCCCGTGCCGGAGCCAATGGCCGAAGTCCTCCGCGCCGCCGAGGTCGACGTGATCGTCGCCAGCGAAACGCGCTGA
- the glpD gene encoding glycerol-3-phosphate dehydrogenase produces MQLTDASHLDCDLLVVGGGINGVGIARDAVGRGLSVVLCEKDDLAQHTSSASTKLIHGGLRYLEYYEFSLVRKALQEREVLLRMAPHIMWPLRFVMPHDAAQRPAWMIRAGLFLYDHLARRRFLPGSESIKLARHPAGQPLKAGYTRGFVYSDGWVDDARLVVLNARDAADRGAQILTRTRCLNAERRADGWHASLAGPDGIRSVRAKAIVNAAGPWAAEFARSAHALPSTRGLRLIKGSHIVVRRMFDHPFAYIFQNPDGRIVFAIPYQNDFTLIGTTDLEYKGSVDQVAIDAGEIQYLCEMASRYFTRQLTPSDVVWSYSGVRPLLDDSAANASAITRDYLVECETGADGASAPLINVWGGKITTYRKLAEEALDQLAPHLPLAGKPSWTATASLPGGDLEAPGQLVAEYTFDDFVTRLQKRLPWMPTQLALRYAHQYGTRINTLLAGATRLEELGAEVTPGLYEAEIRYLIEHEWARTAQDILWRRTKLGLHASDADCSRLEGWLARHLPEGGTAPVAERAP; encoded by the coding sequence ATGCAACTCACTGACGCGTCGCATCTGGACTGTGATCTGCTGGTGGTCGGAGGCGGCATCAACGGCGTGGGTATCGCGCGTGATGCCGTGGGCCGTGGCCTGTCGGTGGTCTTGTGTGAAAAGGACGACCTGGCCCAGCACACCTCTTCGGCCTCGACCAAGCTGATCCACGGCGGGCTGCGGTACCTCGAATATTACGAATTCAGCCTGGTGCGCAAGGCACTGCAGGAGCGCGAGGTGCTGCTGCGCATGGCGCCGCACATCATGTGGCCGCTGCGATTCGTGATGCCGCACGATGCCGCGCAGCGCCCAGCATGGATGATCCGTGCAGGCCTCTTCCTGTATGACCATCTGGCGCGTCGGCGTTTTCTGCCGGGCTCGGAATCGATCAAGCTGGCGCGGCATCCGGCGGGTCAGCCGCTCAAGGCAGGCTATACGCGTGGCTTCGTCTATTCCGACGGCTGGGTGGACGATGCCCGCCTGGTGGTCCTCAACGCCCGCGATGCGGCGGATCGCGGCGCGCAGATTCTCACCCGCACGCGCTGCCTGAACGCCGAGCGCCGCGCTGATGGGTGGCACGCCTCGCTGGCTGGCCCGGACGGCATCCGCTCCGTGCGCGCAAAGGCGATCGTCAATGCGGCCGGGCCGTGGGCCGCGGAATTCGCGCGCTCCGCGCACGCGCTTCCGAGCACGCGCGGCCTGCGGCTGATCAAGGGCAGCCACATCGTGGTGCGGCGGATGTTCGATCACCCGTTCGCCTACATCTTCCAGAACCCGGACGGGCGGATCGTGTTTGCGATCCCGTACCAAAACGATTTCACGCTGATCGGCACGACGGATCTGGAATACAAGGGCTCGGTGGACCAAGTGGCCATCGATGCCGGCGAAATCCAATACCTGTGCGAAATGGCCAGCCGCTATTTCACCCGGCAGCTGACGCCGAGCGATGTGGTGTGGAGTTACTCCGGGGTGCGGCCGCTGCTGGACGACAGCGCCGCCAACGCTTCGGCCATCACGCGGGATTACCTGGTCGAATGCGAGACCGGCGCCGACGGCGCCAGCGCGCCGCTCATCAACGTGTGGGGCGGCAAGATCACGACCTACCGCAAGCTGGCCGAAGAAGCCCTGGACCAATTGGCCCCGCATCTGCCGCTGGCCGGCAAGCCATCGTGGACGGCTACCGCATCGCTGCCGGGCGGTGATCTGGAAGCGCCGGGGCAGCTGGTTGCCGAATACACCTTCGACGATTTTGTGACGCGCCTGCAAAAACGTTTGCCGTGGATGCCCACCCAACTGGCACTGCGCTACGCCCACCAGTACGGCACCCGCATCAACACGCTGCTCGCAGGCGCCACGCGGCTCGAAGAGCTGGGCGCCGAAGTGACGCCTGGCCTGTATGAAGCCGAAATCCGTTACCTGATCGAACACGAATGGGCCCGTACGGCGCAGGACATCCTGTGGCGGCGGACCAAGCTGGGCCTGCACGCCAGCGATGCCGATTGCAGCCGCCTGGAAGGCTGGCTGGCGCGACATCTGCCGGAAGGCGGGACCGCTCCAGTTGCGGAACGGGCGCCCTGA
- a CDS encoding ABC transporter ATP-binding protein has product MILELDQVTAMVGAQTHLYPTSLRLAPGAINVLLGPTQAGKTTLMRIMAGLDRPTTGRVLVDGKDVTGVGVRDRNLAMVYQQFINYPAMTVYDNIASPLRLQGTNKGEIDTRVRAVASKLHIDHLLQRLPAELSGGQQQRCALARALVKRAPLVLLDEPLVNLDYKLREELRAELASLFADGGTTVVYATTEPQEALLLGGHTVVMHEGRVLQDGPTLDMYEVPVSVNAAAIFNDPPMNVLDATVVEGNQIRLPQGIDVAWTRPLPMAAGTRCRIGLRPSHIRLAPRNGGAVALPGTVELAELSGSETYLHVRAHAAGQSNTIGLVAQLPGVHEFELGAALDVFVDPAELFLFDDAGKLVSAPKQGGAHGTH; this is encoded by the coding sequence TTGATTCTGGAACTGGACCAGGTTACGGCCATGGTCGGGGCGCAGACGCATCTGTACCCGACCAGCCTGCGGCTGGCGCCCGGCGCCATCAACGTGCTGCTGGGGCCGACGCAAGCCGGCAAGACCACGCTGATGCGCATCATGGCCGGGCTTGACCGGCCGACCACCGGCCGCGTACTGGTCGACGGCAAGGACGTGACGGGCGTAGGGGTGCGCGATCGCAATCTGGCGATGGTGTACCAGCAATTCATCAACTACCCGGCGATGACGGTGTACGACAACATCGCCTCGCCGCTGCGCCTGCAGGGCACCAACAAGGGCGAGATCGACACGCGCGTGCGGGCCGTCGCCTCCAAGCTGCACATCGACCATCTGCTGCAGCGCCTGCCGGCCGAGCTGTCCGGTGGACAGCAGCAACGCTGCGCGCTGGCCCGGGCACTCGTCAAGCGGGCGCCGCTGGTACTGCTGGACGAGCCGCTCGTCAACCTCGACTACAAGCTGCGCGAAGAACTGCGCGCCGAGCTGGCATCGCTCTTTGCCGACGGCGGGACGACCGTCGTGTACGCCACCACGGAGCCGCAGGAAGCGCTGCTGCTGGGCGGCCACACCGTCGTCATGCATGAAGGCCGCGTGCTGCAAGACGGCCCGACGCTCGACATGTACGAAGTGCCGGTGTCGGTCAACGCAGCGGCCATCTTCAACGACCCGCCGATGAACGTGCTGGACGCCACCGTGGTGGAAGGCAACCAGATCCGCCTGCCACAAGGCATTGACGTTGCATGGACGCGCCCGCTGCCGATGGCGGCCGGCACGCGCTGCCGCATCGGCCTGCGTCCGAGCCACATCCGCCTGGCGCCGCGCAACGGTGGCGCAGTTGCCCTGCCGGGCACCGTGGAACTGGCGGAGTTGTCGGGTTCCGAAACGTATCTGCACGTGCGCGCACACGCCGCTGGCCAGTCGAACACGATCGGCCTGGTCGCGCAGTTGCCGGGTGTGCATGAGTTCGAACTGGGTGCGGCGCTGGACGTGTTTGTCGATCCGGCCGAACTGTTCCTGTTCGACGATGCGGGCAAGCTGGTGAGCGCGCCCAAGCAGGGAGGCGCACATGGCACGCATTGA
- a CDS encoding ABC transporter ATP-binding protein produces the protein MARIEFRNLGHSYRPDPQNLSDYALQPMNMTWRDGGAYALLGPSGCGKSTLLNIISGLLTPSEGQVLFDDRDVTHASPRERNIAQVFQFPVIYDTMTVFDNLAFPLRNRKTPEAEVKKRVEEVAEILELQHALKRRASGLAADAKQKISLGRGLVRKDVAAILFDEPLTVIDPHLKWQLRRQLKKIHQQLKLTLIYVTHDQVEALTFADEVVVMTEGKVVQQGGPEALFERPDHTFVGYFIGSPGMNLYPVTVDGDVIALGDQRLSVGRDTLATLKHANGSLKLGIRPEFVQLAAPGEVGTVAANVHQVQQLGTHQLLTATLGEAGGLPIKAKLPNEVSVTESRVWLRLDAPQTLYYSNDERIGR, from the coding sequence ATGGCACGCATTGAATTCCGCAACCTGGGGCACAGCTACCGCCCCGATCCGCAAAACCTGAGCGACTACGCGCTGCAGCCCATGAACATGACCTGGCGCGACGGCGGTGCGTATGCCCTGCTCGGTCCGTCGGGCTGCGGCAAGTCCACGCTGCTGAACATCATCTCGGGGCTGCTGACGCCGTCCGAAGGGCAGGTGCTGTTTGACGACCGTGACGTCACGCACGCCAGTCCGCGCGAGCGCAACATCGCGCAGGTGTTCCAGTTCCCGGTCATCTACGACACGATGACCGTGTTCGACAACCTCGCCTTCCCGCTGCGCAACCGCAAGACGCCGGAAGCCGAAGTGAAGAAGCGCGTGGAGGAAGTGGCCGAGATCCTCGAGCTGCAGCACGCGCTCAAGCGTCGCGCCTCTGGTCTGGCGGCCGACGCCAAACAGAAGATCTCGCTGGGCCGTGGCCTGGTGCGCAAGGACGTGGCAGCCATCCTGTTCGACGAGCCGCTCACCGTCATCGATCCGCACCTGAAGTGGCAACTGCGCCGCCAGCTCAAGAAGATTCACCAGCAGCTCAAGCTCACACTGATCTACGTGACGCACGACCAGGTGGAAGCGCTGACCTTTGCCGACGAGGTGGTCGTCATGACCGAAGGCAAGGTGGTGCAGCAAGGCGGGCCGGAAGCGCTGTTCGAGCGGCCGGACCATACCTTCGTCGGCTACTTCATCGGCAGCCCGGGCATGAACCTCTACCCGGTGACGGTGGATGGTGACGTGATCGCGCTGGGCGATCAGCGCCTGTCGGTGGGGCGCGACACGCTTGCCACGCTCAAGCACGCAAACGGTTCGCTCAAGCTCGGCATTCGGCCGGAATTCGTGCAACTGGCCGCACCCGGCGAAGTCGGCACCGTCGCCGCCAACGTCCATCAGGTGCAGCAACTGGGTACGCACCAGCTGCTGACCGCCACCCTGGGCGAGGCCGGCGGCCTGCCCATCAAGGCCAAGCTGCCGAATGAAGTGAGCGTGACCGAATCGCGCGTGTGGCTGCGCCTGGATGCGCCGCAGACGCTGTACTACAGCAATGACGAGAGGATCGGCCGATGA
- a CDS encoding carbohydrate ABC transporter permease: protein MNKPLNNKAWFLILPVFLCVAFSAILPLMTVVNYSVQDIISPEQHVFVGVDWFRQILRDGDLQDALTRQLIFSLCVLAVEIPLGIGLALSMPSKGWKASAALVVLAMPLLIPWNVVGTIWQIFGRSDIGLAGYWLNQMGIDYNYTSHSFDAWITVLIMDVWHWTPLVALLAYAGLRSIPDAFYQAAEIDGASRLAVFRYIQLPKMRGVLMIGVLLRFMDSFMIYTEPFVLTGGGPGNATTFLSQYLTQKAVGQFDLGPAAAFSIVYFLIILLFCFVLYNWMQRMGSASTAVGDDHA from the coding sequence ATGAACAAGCCGCTCAACAACAAGGCGTGGTTCCTGATCCTGCCGGTGTTCCTGTGCGTGGCGTTCTCCGCCATCCTGCCGCTGATGACGGTGGTGAACTACTCGGTGCAGGACATCATCAGCCCCGAGCAGCACGTGTTCGTGGGCGTGGACTGGTTCCGCCAGATCCTGCGCGACGGCGATCTGCAGGACGCGCTCACGCGCCAGTTGATCTTCTCGCTGTGCGTGCTGGCCGTGGAAATTCCGCTGGGCATCGGCCTGGCGCTGTCGATGCCCTCCAAGGGCTGGAAGGCTTCGGCCGCACTGGTGGTGCTGGCCATGCCTCTGCTGATTCCCTGGAACGTGGTCGGAACGATCTGGCAGATCTTCGGGCGCTCCGATATCGGCTTGGCCGGCTACTGGCTCAACCAGATGGGCATCGACTACAACTACACGTCGCACTCGTTCGACGCGTGGATCACCGTGCTCATCATGGACGTGTGGCACTGGACGCCGCTGGTGGCGCTGCTGGCGTATGCCGGCCTGCGCTCGATCCCGGATGCGTTCTACCAGGCCGCCGAGATTGACGGCGCCAGCCGCCTGGCCGTTTTCCGCTACATCCAGCTGCCGAAGATGCGCGGGGTGCTGATGATCGGCGTGCTGCTGCGCTTCATGGACAGCTTCATGATCTACACCGAGCCGTTCGTGCTGACCGGCGGCGGCCCGGGCAACGCGACGACGTTCCTGTCGCAATACCTGACGCAGAAGGCGGTCGGTCAGTTCGACCTGGGCCCGGCAGCGGCATTCTCGATTGTGTACTTCCTCATCATCCTGCTGTTCTGCTTCGTCCTCTACAACTGGATGCAACGCATGGGCAGCGCGAGCACGGCCGTGGGAGACGACCATGCGTAA
- a CDS encoding carbohydrate ABC transporter permease, with the protein MRKNNNNEHQRKIARAITLAVYVAFAVLPLYWMLSMSLKTNEETLAGFSIWPKLVTFDNYKIIFTDPSWYWGYINSIIYVTMNTVLSTVVALPAAYAFSRYRFLGDKHMFFWLLTNRMTPPAVFLLPFFQLYSTVGLMDTHLGVALAHMLFNVPLAVWILEGFMSGIPREIDETAYIDGYSFPKFFLKIFLPLIKAGVGVTAFFCFMFSWVELLLARTLTSVDAKPITAVMTRTVSASGMDWGVLAAAGVLTIIPGALVIWFVRNYIAKGFAMGRV; encoded by the coding sequence ATGCGTAAGAACAACAACAACGAACACCAGCGCAAGATCGCCCGCGCGATCACTCTGGCGGTGTATGTGGCATTTGCCGTGCTACCGCTGTACTGGATGCTGAGCATGTCGCTCAAGACCAACGAGGAGACGCTGGCCGGCTTCTCGATCTGGCCGAAGCTCGTCACGTTCGACAACTACAAAATCATCTTCACCGACCCGTCGTGGTACTGGGGTTACATCAACTCCATCATCTACGTCACGATGAACACGGTGCTCTCGACCGTGGTAGCGCTGCCGGCGGCCTACGCCTTCTCGCGCTACCGCTTCCTGGGCGACAAGCACATGTTCTTCTGGCTGCTGACGAACCGCATGACGCCGCCCGCGGTGTTCCTGCTGCCGTTCTTCCAGTTGTATTCGACGGTCGGCCTGATGGACACGCACCTGGGCGTGGCGCTGGCCCACATGCTGTTCAACGTGCCGCTGGCGGTGTGGATTCTAGAAGGCTTCATGTCGGGCATCCCTCGCGAGATTGACGAGACGGCCTACATCGACGGCTACAGCTTCCCCAAGTTCTTCCTGAAGATCTTCCTGCCCCTCATCAAGGCAGGCGTGGGTGTGACGGCGTTCTTCTGCTTCATGTTCAGTTGGGTGGAACTGCTGCTCGCGCGCACGCTCACCTCGGTCGATGCCAAACCCATCACCGCGGTGATGACGCGCACGGTGTCGGCCTCGGGCATGGATTGGGGCGTGCTGGCTGCAGCCGGTGTGCTGACGATCATTCCGGGTGCGCTGGTGATCTGGTTTGTGCGGAACTACATCGCGAAGGGTTTCGCGATGGGCCGCGTCTAA
- a CDS encoding DUF2160 domain-containing protein, giving the protein MFSWMAWTPEVAIFFGCIALMLASMTVWEVARPTVERKGFLPIATTRGDRLFIGLLTAAYINLAWVGLTSEETSAWGGFIASMVVLIIVMWRG; this is encoded by the coding sequence ATGTTCAGCTGGATGGCCTGGACGCCCGAAGTGGCGATCTTCTTTGGCTGCATCGCCTTGATGCTGGCCAGCATGACGGTGTGGGAAGTGGCCCGCCCGACGGTGGAGCGCAAGGGCTTCCTGCCCATTGCCACCACGCGCGGCGACCGCCTCTTCATTGGCTTGCTGACCGCGGCCTATATCAACCTGGCGTGGGTTGGGCTCACGTCGGAAGAGACCAGCGCCTGGGGCGGCTTCATCGCCTCGATGGTGGTGCTGATCATCGTGATGTGGCGCGGCTGA